From a single Rutidosis leptorrhynchoides isolate AG116_Rl617_1_P2 chromosome 5, CSIRO_AGI_Rlap_v1, whole genome shotgun sequence genomic region:
- the LOC139847710 gene encoding 28 kDa ribonucleoprotein, chloroplastic-like — MALLRFVCTPSASIFTNKQFFQPLNPNSSSLQPLSLSASFPNPFIHSQKPNSLIFHTQSAIEATQIQNSIESIEQKEDDNEEVEGSRTRLLAQNVNWTCTADDIRPLFERYGTVVDIEISMYSRTKNRGLVFVSMGSHEEALAAFTNLQSYEFMGRPLNLTWAKPKKEKKSSAPAQPKAVPVHNLFVANLPYQARSKDLMEFFSAENTNVVSAEIIFNEKPRASAGYGFVSFNTKQEAEAALSAFQGKVFMGRAIRVSPSKRFLRQATKEAVETNEESSKAQTEGEQTQMTETEA, encoded by the exons ATGGCGTTACTTCGTTTCGTATGCACTCCATCAGCTTCCATTTTCACTAACAAACAATTTTTCCAACCCCTAAACCCTAATTCATCATCTCTACAACCCCTATCTCTATCTGCTTCATTCCCCAATCCATTCATCCACTCTCAAAAACCTAATTCTCTTATTTTCCACACACAATCTGCAATCGAAGCAACACAAATTCAGAACTCAATTGAATCTATTGAACAAAAAGAAGATGATAATGAAGAAGTAGAAGGTTCTAGAACAAGGTTGCTTGCTCAAAATGTTAATTGGACCTGTACTGCAGATGATATTCGTCCTTTGTTTGAAAGATATGGTACCGTTGTTGATATTGAG ATTTCGATGTATAGCAGAACGAAAAACAGAGGTTTAGTGTTTGTTTCAATGGGATCACATGAGGAAGCACTGGCAGCTTTCACAAATCTTCAATCATAT GAATTTATGGGTAGGCCTTTAAATCTCACTTGGGCAAAGCCAAAGAAGGAAAAGAAATCATCTGCTCCTGCACAACCGAAAGCTGTTCCTGTACACAACTTATTTGTTGCAAATTTGCCGTATCAAGCAAGATCGAAAGACCTAATGGAGTTCTTTAGTGCTGAAAATACCAACGTTGTATCTGCGGAGATTATATTTAATGAAAAGCCACGAGCTTCTGCTGGTTATGGGTTTGTTTCGTTTAATACCAAACAGGAGGCTGAGGCTGCTCTCTCTGCTTTTCAAGGAAAG GTGTTTATGGGGAGGGCAATTCGGGTGTCACCTAGTAAAAGATTTCTTAGACAAGCTACAAAAGAGGCAGTTGAAACCAATGAAGAATCAAGCAAAGCACAAACTGAAGGAGAACAAACACAAATGACTGAAACCGAAGCTTAA